In Poecilia reticulata strain Guanapo linkage group LG1, Guppy_female_1.0+MT, whole genome shotgun sequence, one genomic interval encodes:
- the rpl9 gene encoding large ribosomal subunit protein uL6, protein MKTILSSQTVDLPDNVEVRLKGRTVIVKGPRGKLTREFNHINLELSLLGKKQKKLRVEKWWGNRKELATVRTICSHVQNMIKGVTLGFRYKMRSVYAHFPINVVIQESGSLVEIRNFLGEKYIRRVRMRPGVNCALSAAQKDELVLEGNDIELVSNSAALIQQATTVKNKDIRKFLDGIYVSEKGTVVDADQ, encoded by the exons ATGAAGACCATTCTCAGCAGCCAGACCGTCGACCTCCCTGACAATG TGGAGGTCAGGTTAAAGGGGCGAACAGTGATTGTCAAAGGGCCCCGTGGTAAACTCACCCGGGAGTTCAACCACATCAACCTGGAGCTCAGCCTGCTGGGCAAGAAACAGAAGAAG CTTCGTGTGGAGAAATGGTGGGGAAACAGGAAGGAGCTAGCCACGGTGCGCACCATCTGCAGCCACGTCCAGAACATGATCAAGGGCGTCACTCTG GGTTTCCGGTATAAGATGCGCTCTGTGTACGCCCATTTCCCCATCAACGTGGTCATTCAGGAGAGTGGGAGTCTGGTGGAAATCAGGAACTTTCTGGGAGAGAAGTACATCCGCCGTGTCAGGATGAGGCCTG GAGTTAACTGCGCGTTGTCAGCAGCCCAGAAGGACGAGCTGGTCCTGGAGGGAAACGACATCGAGCTGGTGTCAAACTCAG CCGCTCTGATCCAGCAGGCCACCACAGTCAAAAACAAGGATATCAGAAAGTTCTTGGACGGCATTTACGTGTCTGAGAAGGGAACAGTAGTGGACGCAGACCAGTAG
- the lias gene encoding lipoyl synthase, mitochondrial: MALLKQSCCVTGRFSTNHLRLSPRSILHVYTSCLNTSPKSSADREGRKKEVQSQDGPGLQDFISGELSEKSKWAEYRGNLKRQKGERLRLPPWLKTEIPIGKNYNKLKNTLRDLNLHTVCEEARCPNIGECWGGGEYATATATIMLMGDTCTRGCRFCSVKTARQPPPLDPDEPYNTAKAIAAWGLDYVVLTSVDRDDIADGGAEHFAKTVTSLKERNPHILVECLTPDFRGDLSAVEKIALSGLDVYAHNVETVRELQRYVRDPRANFDQSLTVLKHAKQVKPGVLTKTSIMLGLGESDQQIVNTLTELREAGVDCLTLGQYMQPTKRHLKVEEYIPPEKFAHWEKVGNKMGFVYTASGPLVRSSYKAGEFFLKNLLKKRKAEITTEQEAS, from the exons ATGGCGTTGTTAAAACAGAGTTGCTGTGTGACGGGTCGCTTTTCCACAAACCACTTAAGGTTGAGCCCCAGATCGATCTTACAT GTGTACACAAGCTGTCTGAACACTTCACCCAAGTCCTCTGCAGACAGGGAGGGCAGGAAGAAGGAGGTTCAGAGCCAGGACGGCCCCGGGCTGCAGGACTTTATATCTGGGGAACTCTCTGAGAAAAGCAAGTGGGCAGAATACAGAGGCAACTTGAAGAGACAGAAGGGGGAGAG GCTGAGGCTTCCTCCATGGCTGAAGACGGAGATCCCGATTGGAAAGAACTACAACAAGCTGAAGAACACGCTGAGAGACCTCAACCTGCACACG GTGTGTGAGGAGGCCAGGTGTCCAAACATTGGAGAATGTTGGGGTGGAGGAGAGTATGCCACCGCTACTGCCACCATCATG CTGATGGGAGACACATGCACCCGGGGGTGCAGGTTCTGCTCGGTGAAGACGGCCCGTCAGCCGCCTCCTCTGGACCCAGATGAGCCTTACAACACAGCCAAGGCCATCGCAGCCTGGGGGCTGGACTACGTGGTTCTGACATCTGTTGACAGAGATG ATATCGCTGATGGAGGAGCGGAACATTTTGCTAAAACAGTTACTAGCCTGAAGGagag AAACCCTCACATCCTGGTCGAATGCCTGACCCCTGATTTCCGTGGTGACCTGTCAGCGGTGGAGAAGATCGCCCTGTCAGGATTAGACGTTTACGCTCACAATGTGGAGACGGTGCGGGAGCTTCAACG GTATGTTCGGGACCCCCGAGCGAACTTCGACCAATCCCTGACTGTCCTGAAACACGCCAAGCAGGTCAAACCCGGCGTCCTCACTAAGACCTCCATCATGCTGGGACTGGGCGAGAGCGACCAGCAGATAGTCAACACCCTGACCG AGCTGAGAGAGGCGGGAGTGGACTGTCTAACCCTCGGTCAGTACATGCAGCCCACAAAGCGCCACCTAAAG GTGGAGGAATACATCCCCCCTGAAAAGTTTGCTCACTGGGAGAAAGTTGGGAACAAGATGGGATTTGTGTACACAGCCAGCGGACCCCTGGTTCGATCCTCCTACAAAGCAG GGGAATTCTTCTTGAAGAATCTGctgaagaagagaaaagcagaaatcacAACAGAACAAGAAGCTTCTTGA
- the ugdh gene encoding UDP-glucose 6-dehydrogenase: MFKIKRICCIGAGYVGGPTCSVIAQMCPEITVTVVDVNETRIKAWNSDTLPIYEPGLKEVVESCRGKNLFFSTDIPSAIKDADLVFISVNTPTKTYGMGKGRAADLKFIESCARQIVEVSDGYKIVTEKSTVPVRAAESIRRIFDANTKPSLNLQVLSNPEFLAEGTAVRDLKEPDRVLIGGDETPEGQRAIKALCAVYEHWVPKSRIITTNTWSSELSKLAANAFLAQRISSINSISALCEATGADVEEVAKAIGMDQRIGSKFLKASVGFGGSCFQKDVLNLVYLCEALNLPEVASYWQQVIDMNEYQRRRFACRIIDCLFNTVTGKKIALLGFSFKKDTGDTRESSSIYISKYLMDEGAKLFIYDPKVLKQQIIYDLSQPSISEDNPERVSELVTITSDPYEACQSAHALVICTEWDMFRELDYEKIYKKMLKPAFIFDGRRVLDHLHAELQNIGFQIETIGKKVTSARIPYTPAIVGSRTASTEPPTKKAKA; the protein is encoded by the exons ATGTTTAAGATCAAACGGATCTGTTGCATCGGAGCCGGGTACGTAGGAGGCCCAACATGCAGCGTAATCGCTCAGATGTGCCCGGAGATCACGGTGACCGTCGTGGACGTCAACGAGACGCGCATTAAAGCCTGGAACTCAGACACTCTGCCCATTTACGAG CCGGGACTGAAAGAAGTGGTTGAATCATGCAGAGGGAAAAACTTGTTCTTCTCCACAGACATTCCCTCTGCCATCAAGGACGCCGACCTCGTCTTCATCTCA GTCAACACCCCAACCAAAACCTATGGAATGGGGAAGGGTCGCGCCGCCGACCTGAAGTTCATCGAGTCGTGCGCTCGGCAGATCGTAGAGGTCTCCGACGGCTACAAGATCGTCACGGAGAAGAGCACCGTCCCCGTGCGAGCCGCCGAGAGCATCAGGCGGATATTTGACGCCAACACCAAACCCAGCCTGAACCTGCAG GTGCTGTCCAACCCGGAGTTCCTCGCAGAGGGAACGGCGGTGCGGGATCTCAAGGAGCCTGACCGCGTCCTGATTGGTGGGGACGAGACGCCGGAGGGTCAGAGGGCGATCAAAGCACTTTGTGCTGTGTACGAACACTGGGTGCCCAAATCCAGAATCATCACTACGAACACCTGGTCGTCTGAGCTCTCCAAACTG GCAGCCAATGCTTTCCTGGCCCAGAGAATCAGCAGCATCAACAGCATCAGCGCTCTGTGTGAGGCCACAGGAGCTGATGTGGAGGAAGTGGCCAAGGCCATCGGGATGGACCAGAGGATTGGCAGCAAGTTCCTCAAAGCCAGCGTTG GTTTCGGTGGGAGCTGCTTCCAGAAAGATGTGCTCAACCTGGTGTATCTGTGCGAGGCCCTCAATCTGCCAGAGGTGGCGTCCTACTGGCAGCAG GTGATAGACATGAACGAGTACCAAAGACGACGGTTTGCGTGTCGGATCATTGACTGCCTCTTCAACACAGTCACCGGCAAAAAGATTGCTCTGCTGGGGTTCTCTTTCAAAAAAGACACAGGCGACACCAG GGAGTCATCCAGCATCTACATATCAAAGTATCTGATGGATGAGGGGGCCAAGCTGTTTATATATGACCCCAAGGTTCTAAAACAGCAAATCATTTATGACCTGTCCCAGCCCAGCATATCGGAGGACAACCCAGAAAGAG TGTCTGAGTTGGTGACTATAACGTCAGACCCTTATGAGGCCTGCCAGAGCGCTCATGCGTTGGTCATCTGCACAGAGTGGGACATGTTTAGG GAACTGGATTACGAGAAGATTTACAAGAAGATGCTGAAGCCGGCGTTCATATTCGACGGCCGCAGAGTGCTTGACCACCTCCACGCCGAGCTGCAGAACATCGGTTTTCAG ATCGAGACCATTGGAAAGAAAGTGACTTCTGCTCGAATCCCTTACACCCCTGCAATCGTTGGTTCTCGCACCGCTTCTACTGAGCCTCCAACCAAGAAGGCAAAAGCCTAA
- the map9 gene encoding microtubule-associated protein 9, producing the protein MMTDQEVRTLAYAKSPKTSKRTTFQDELQAAVSSRASKENAQQHFYFDDINDDEDDFLDKLLKSRKKRIDAFKAGRSKATFNTFELSDEEDKPTKPKKVSFLKSHRSSSNSKDTSGSDPHESSNDGNAHNDGNVQNEASLYPQNSTNVSAENSQINPSSEKLTNGPLTKQTSSLSCQTSDDALSLPLPSDGSVVESPGPEEDKTNPGVKETSETPPVSAPHLCNTVSTGSVPEMPPKPKPRQRTLGLKPLISQKKREEESEFQDFSRPQTSSMSIPFSTDASSNITWTDGDQTASRSPSKSFSNKSEQSQLVTRSTFDSGSRGFISDDSKEQGRPYSSSFEEFNGQAGDPSDQSSHAPEKSFDTKTSCSHSKTPERSQSACSRKVESKYLGTLKVLDRKLSLQESSPQAPESIRAAVYQEWLKKKKEKSRDNMRLKKKEELMKKQQKKDRESKKEHANASFEAWKEKKAESLKAEAKERQNMIRKQQKENEEKEERRQSAIQVFEKWKCEYDQLLIERNRKQKVAESKQKLKKQEKEEERQRESKSAFSDWCDKKKDLLHEKLKREREEIKTQTEEELYLKEEKDKMAIETYENWLIKKDREQRRRKDERVIQEILQDSPPPPWNPPNKTIPFRK; encoded by the exons ATGATGACAGATCAGGAGGTAAGGACACTGGCGTATGCAAAAAGTCCGAAAACATCGAAAAGAACTACATTCCAG GATGAACTTCAGGCTGCTGTGTCTTCCAGGGCAAGCAAAGAAAATGCACAgcaacacttttattttgatgacaTTAACGACGATGAAGATG actttttggATAAACTtctaaaatcaagaaaaaagagGATTGATGCCTTCAAAGCAGGAAGGAGTAAAGCGACATTTAATACCTTTGAGCTTTCAGACGAAGAAGACAAACCCACCAAGCCAAAGAAAGTATCATTCCTGAAATCCCACAGAAGTAGCTCCAACTCAAAAGACACATCAGGGTCGGATCCACATGAGTCCTCTAATGACGGAAATGCCCATAATGACGGAAACGTCCAGAATGAAGCCTCTCTGTACCCTCAGAATTCCACAAATGTTAGTGCTGAAAACTCTCAAATTAATCCATCTAGTGAAAAATTGACAAATGGTCCGCTCACAAAACAGACCTCAAGTCTGTCGTGTCAAACATCAGACGATGCTCTTTCTTTGCCGTTACCGTCTGACGGCAGTGTGGTGGAGTCGCCTGGTCCAGAAGAAGATAAGACGAATCCTGGCGTGAAAGAAACCTCTGAGACGCCACCAGTGTCTGCACCTCACCTCTGCAACACTGTTTCAACTG GCAGTGTTCCAGAGATGCCACCGAAACCCAAACCTCGGCAAAGGACGCTTGGGCTAAAGCCACTCATTTCACAGAAGAAAAGGGAGGAGGAAAGTGAATTTCAGGATTTCAGCAGACCCCAAACGTCTTCTATGTCCATTCCCTTCTCGACTGATGCATCCAGCAACATAACA TGGACAGATGGAGATCAGACAGCTTCACGTAGCCCCAGCAAGTCATTTTCAAATAAGAGTGAACAGTCACAACTCGTCACCAGGTCTACGTTTGATTCTGGTTCCAGAG GCTTTATATCCGACGACAGCAAGGAGCAAGGGAGACCCTATTCTTCATCATTTGAAGAATTTAAT GGACAAGCAGGAGATCCCTCAGATCAAAGCTCTCATGCCCCTGAAAAGTCCTTTGACACCAA GACTTCCTGTTCTCACTCTAAAACCCCTGAGAGGTCTCAGAGTGCGTGCTCCAGAAAGGTGGAGTCAAAATATTTGGGAACACTCAAAGTTCTGGACCGGAAACTGTCCTTACAGGAGTCTTCTCCTCAAGCACCAGAATCtatcagagctgcagtttacCAG GAAtggctcaaaaagaaaaaagaaaagtcaagaGACAACATGCGgctaaagaagaaagaagagctTATgaagaagcaacagaaaaag GACAGGGAGTCTAAAAAGGAACACGCCAACGCCTCTTTTGaagcctggaaagaaaagaaagcagagaGCCTCAAAGCCGaagcaaaagaaagacaaaatatgaTTAGGAAACAGCAAAAGGAGaatgaagaaaaggaagaaagaagacAATCTGCCATACAG GTGTTTGAGAAGTGGAAGTGTGAGTATGATCAGCTGCTCatagagagaaacagaaagcaaaaagtgGCTGAAAGTAAACAGAAGCTGAAGAAgcaggagaaagaagaagaaaggcagCGAGAAAGCAAATCTGCCTTTTCTGACTG gtgtgacaaaaagaaagaccTTCTTCACGAAAAGCTCAAGAGGGAGCGTGaagaaatcaaaacacagaCGGAAGAAGAGCTGTacctgaaggaagaaaaagacaagatgGCCATAGAGACCTATGAAAACTGGCTG ataaaaaaggATCGAGagcagaggagaagaaaagacgAAAGAGTGATACAAGAAATACTTCAGGACAGTCCTCCACCACCGTGGAACCCTCCAAATAAAACCATCCCATTTAGAAAGTGA